The genomic segment TGAGAGCGTGAAAAGCGGCAGTACAAATCCCGCCACTTTACCGGCTTCTGCAAAGAACGCCTGATAAGAGCCACGGTGCAGTTTAATAACAAAAAGCCCTGAAAGCGGGAGTAGAATGCCTGTCATTACGAGTCCCGCGAATCCTGCAAGCCACTCGCTGCCGGCAGTTTGCCCGATTTGAATGGGGAAAACGAGGTTGCCTGAACCAAAGAACATTGCAAAAATAGCAAAACCGTACAAAAGCGTGGCACGTAAAGCGGGCATAAGGGTTCCTTGCAAATCCATACACAACAGGCTGCAGCCCTTGTGCTTTATATTCTTTCAGCGAACCTTATTTTTGCACAAAATGCCCGCGTCAGCAACCTTAATGGGGGATGCCAACAGGGCGAGATCATCAAACCATCCCCAAAGAGTCGACTGTAATTCGAAGCTTGCCCGGCCTGCGAGTGTGTGCCAGAAAGTAAGGAAGCCACGGGAGAGTGGTCAAACACGCGTAAACCCATCCATGGGGCTCTATGTCGCCTTCCATGGCGACAAAGGTTTGCCCACTCTCCCGTGGCCTCCTCACTTTCCAATGAGGGCGCAAAAATCTGCAGCTTTATGCTTTTAATAGACAGTCTGTTGTGATCAAATACTGTCATGTTTTACTGTACGGGGCTGCAGGGCGAGAGCGTCAAATCACGCCCAAAGCGTTTACTGCACACACAGATTTTCCGCCTCAGAGTAATGTACCGGAAAGCGAGGGAGCGGGCAGCGTCGCGGTATACGCTTAGGCTTTTAAAGATTCCATTGAAGAAATACGTCGTTAACCCTTCTCACAAGAAAGTGAGAAGGGCTGCGGATGTTATCAACATGCTGCCGTAAATTTTAGGGCATGTCATCAATTAACGCCTCATACCAGGGTCGCACACATCGAGAGGCTCGGATATGGTTTGTACTGATGGCACCGCGAAGTTACCTGCCTTTTTCTGAACCATTTCCAATAAGCGGTCAGCCAGCTCCTCTTGCGTCTGACCGGCTCCATCAACACTCTGTTGAATTTCAGGGCGAAAAATCAAACGCAGGGTTGCACGATGGCTTCGCACAGTGTCTTGCATTCTGGAGTCCAGTTCAGAAAACGGGAAAACCGGTTTGTCTTTTGCTTCTGGTTGCAGATTGTAGACATGAAAAATGCAAAGGCGTTGGCGAATCTCTTTTGATGAACGACACAAAAAATCCAACGCATTTTGAGTGCAGCAGTATAGAATAACTGGGTTTCCCTGGGTAATGAGTTCCTGCTGAATTCGTGTGTGCCGTGCGTCCGACATCTCCTTGAGACGCAACACCGGACTGAACAGCTCATATTGTGTCATGGGCTTGATTGCCAAACGGGATGAAAGACTGGTATGAAGTCCATGAAATTCACGCGTTTCAAACGCCCTATAGCAAAATTCACTGTCCTGCAATGCTTCTATCAGACTCAAAGAGGTGGACAGTGCACGGTAAATATGTACGCTGGTATTATTCTGTAATTCGTCGATTTGAGTGAGGAGATTATCCAGAGAAAACGATGAGGTGTTATTGATTGCCCGTATTGTAATGACTCTCAGGGCTAAAATTGTGGCTTTGACAGCCGGTACCGTACAAGCCGTAAACAAGCTTTCGAGCCATAATGGAAACTGGCTGTGGAGAGCACCTGCCGCATGTAATTCCAGACATTTTTCTTTGGCCTGATAAATGAGCACTTCAATCTTTGGCGCAATGTTCGTCTTTACATCTTCAAGCTTGTCCTTGATTCGCTGCCGCTCTTCCTCAAGAGTCCCCTCGACCCGCTCAAAATCCCAAAAGCTTTTATAACCATGCTGATGCAATTTGTGTATGATCTGCGTCAAAAAGGTATATTGACTGCCATCTGCGGGATTTTCGCCAACGATGAGAATATGAGGCCATTCAAATACACTTTCCTTGGATGCGGCCATTTTGACTCCTTCTGATAAAACAAAGCGCGCAGGATTATCTCTGCCGCGGAGGATTGGCGTACATTACTCGCATTAGGGGTCAATATCAATCTGCCGTTTTGACAATTTTTCAACGCCGCTTTATGAAGGTTGTGCATATTTTTACAATGAGCTCGGGAAGGCATGGGTATTTCCAGGTAATTGCGCCACACTCTCCGGTGGTGAACGGACAAGACTTTAATTGCTGTTTATGGCGCTGAAAATGCCCTCGTTGCTGATTCTTGATGAAATCACCAATAACCTTGATGGAGACATGCGTGAACATGTATTGCAGGTGCTCAGGGATTATCCCGGGAGTATGGTTGTGGTGTCTCATGACTTGTTTCTTGAAGCGCTACAGGTGGATACTGAGTATTGTGCCGCGGACGGCAGGTTGGTTGCGCGCGCACAATGATGTTTCTAAACGCGGTAGATTGATTTGCCGGGCTTAACAGCCCAGCCTGCGTTAACCCATTTATATGTTATGTGTTTTTGCAAGGCTGGGCTGTTAAGTCCGGCAACTGTCTTATGCAGCACCCAGCCACTTAACGCCAAAGTAGGGGCCCATGTAGCCAACATCGCTGTTGGTATGGAAGTAGGTCATCAGCGGATTGAAGTAATTCATCGCCATGTAACCACCCTCAAGATTGAGCGTACCGTATGCCATTGCATGCGCATAGTTCAAGCCGAGTTTAGCTTCAAGCTCAGGAACGATGGCCTTCTTCTGTGCATAGAACGACTGCGTAATAAGCGCTTCGTTTAATACAACAGATGCGCTGGATCGGGAATTTCCGTACAGCACGGTTGCAGCCGTGTTGGCTGTCAGGCTGAGGCCACCCATAACATCGTAGGCATAATCAACACCAACGACGGGGCCAACGCCCTGGAAGTAGGAAGTGTGTAATCCATTGAACGCTACAGGACCTGCGATGGGGAATACGCCGTAAAATGTGTTGGTATCGAGTACCAGTTTGGCATATTGCATACCGGCATAGAAGCGCGCGTCTTTGCGGGCACCCATGTCAACGTGTTGCCCCATGACCAGATTCACCTGCTCAATACGGTTGTTGACTTTGGAATCTATTGGTGCGAAAGGCAAAGCAAAATCAAGCCCCTGACCTGTCAGAGTGCTGTCTTGATCGTAGTGAATCCATGTCATCGTAATGTCGTTACCAGTATTAAAATGGTAAGAGCCTTCGAGACGAAATCCCCAGTCCATACCCAGTGACGGATCGCTATCCACAACGGTAATTGGATTTTCTGCGATAGTGTGCATGGGCTTCAGGTAAAGCGCCTGAATGCCTACATCCCAGCCAGAGGCCGCACATGGAACGGTTACGCTACCGGGGGTGCAAACAGGACCCATGGTTCCGGCGGCTGCAACAGCACTTGCAAGAATACCTGACACAGCAAGGACAGTTTTCTTTAACATACTTACTCCGTTTATCTTATAAAAAAAAGCCCATCAACACGGATGGGCTTCTGTAAGGATTTTTCGCTATGCAGATTAGGCAATGTTGCCAACCCACTTTCCACCGAAGTACAGACCGGTTACGCCAAAATCAGACTCTTGAACGCCGATTGTACGGACGTAGTTAGCGTTGAAGTAGTTAACCCACATCCAACCTACATCCAGCATCAGGTCGCCTTGAGCCATTGCGTAGTTGTACGTAGCACCCAGTTTTGCTTCCATTTCTGGAACCAGAGCATCTTTGGAGCCTGTACGAGCAGCAGCCAGGAACACATCACCATCAAGTGCAGCAGCAGCAGCGATGTCGTACTTGCTGGAACCAGCCAGGATAGCGGTTGCGCCGTTAGCGTAGATACCGAAACCATTGCCCCAGTCGTAGGACATGTCAGCACCAACGCGTGGTCCGAAACCGTTGTACTTCGTGTTGGAAGCGATACCAACAGTCAGCGGGGTGATGATGTTGTTGTTGATCAGAGCACGACCTTCATGCTCGATGCGAGCGTACTGAACACCACCGTGGAAACGGATGTTCTTGAACTCGCCGAAATCAACGTGTTGACCGAACTCAAGGTTTACAGCATCCCACTTAGGCTCGATGCTGACACGTGTCGGCAGTTCGAGGTCGCCAGCTGGTGTGAAGACGCCAGACAGGTAACGGTTTGTGGTATCTTTGCTGTAGTGGTACCAGTTCAGGTTCAGGTCGTTACCAGTGTTGAAGTGGTAGGAACCTTCGATCATGAAGCCCCATCCCCAATCAGCATCGAAGTCATGGTCACGGACAGCAACAGTGTCAAAGCCCGTACCAATGAACGCAGATGAACCGACATAGCTCATGTCAGCGTCCATCATCGGCTTCAGAACCAGTGCACGAGCACCGAAGTCCCAGGCGCTTCTTTCGCAAGGTACAGTTACGCTACCTGGTGTGCATACTGGGCCCATGGTGCCAGCAAATACTGCGC from the Legionella geestiana genome contains:
- a CDS encoding Lpg1974 family pore-forming outer membrane protein; translation: MLKKTVLAVSGILASAVAAAGTMGPVCTPGSVTVPCAASGWDVGIQALYLKPMHTIAENPITVVDSDPSLGMDWGFRLEGSYHFNTGNDITMTWIHYDQDSTLTGQGLDFALPFAPIDSKVNNRIEQVNLVMGQHVDMGARKDARFYAGMQYAKLVLDTNTFYGVFPIAGPVAFNGLHTSYFQGVGPVVGVDYAYDVMGGLSLTANTAATVLYGNSRSSASVVLNEALITQSFYAQKKAIVPELEAKLGLNYAHAMAYGTLNLEGGYMAMNYFNPLMTYFHTNSDVGYMGPYFGVKWLGAA
- a CDS encoding Lpg1974 family pore-forming outer membrane protein; its protein translation is MSNLKKTAVAVLALGSSAVFAGTMGPVCTPGSVTVPCERSAWDFGARALVLKPMMDADMSYVGSSAFIGTGFDTVAVRDHDFDADWGWGFMIEGSYHFNTGNDLNLNWYHYSKDTTNRYLSGVFTPAGDLELPTRVSIEPKWDAVNLEFGQHVDFGEFKNIRFHGGVQYARIEHEGRALINNNIITPLTVGIASNTKYNGFGPRVGADMSYDWGNGFGIYANGATAILAGSSKYDIAAAAALDGDVFLAAARTGSKDALVPEMEAKLGATYNYAMAQGDLMLDVGWMWVNYFNANYVRTIGVQESDFGVTGLYFGGKWVGNIA